One window from the genome of Anolis sagrei isolate rAnoSag1 chromosome 4, rAnoSag1.mat, whole genome shotgun sequence encodes:
- the GLRX2 gene encoding glutaredoxin 2: MGNSTSVTTDLSNTVTANHIKDAISDNCVVIFSKTTCSYCNMAKKLFHDANVNYTAIELDRYENGSQFQDVLHQMTGGRTVPRIFINGTFVGGATDTQRLHQEGRLLPLVSQCQIQRDGRLRQTCSLP; the protein is encoded by the exons ATGGGAAACAGTACATCCGTTACTACAGACTTATCGAATACTGTTACTGCTAACCACATAAAG GATGCTATATCAGACAACTGTGTAGTGATCTTTTCAAAAACAACATGCTCTTACTGCAACATGGCAAAGAAGTTATTCCATGATGCGAATGTAAATTACACAGCCATAGAACTGGATAGATATGAAAATGGCAGTCAGTTTCAGGATGTTCTTCATCAAATGACTGGTGGCAGGACA GTTCCCAGAATATTTATCAATGGAACCTTTGTTGGAGGTGCTACAGACACTCAGAGACTTCACCAGGAGGGCAGGCTGCTTCCACTAGTTTCCCAATGTCAGATCCAAAGAGATGGACGCTTAAGACAGACATGTAGTCTTCCTTAA